The following proteins are encoded in a genomic region of Chryseobacterium cucumeris:
- a CDS encoding cation-translocating P-type ATPase has product MNYNIPEDLKGLTESEVAASRKKYGYNRLEAVKKESWADLLLNILKEPMLILLICVSFIYVLTGDYGEALFMFAAIVGVTAISFYQDNRSKKALEELEKLNEPLSKVIRDSKIIDIPTFEIAVGDLCITEEGSLINADGRIVYSNDFSVNESSLTGESFSVFKDSKSEDNKVYSGTITVSGLAVFEVENIGKETRVGKIGQSILNIKIEISPLQLQIRNFVKGMAVIGLIIFLAVCIFSFVKTGDFVTSLLSGLTLAMSVLPEEIPVAFTTFMALGAWKLMREGIIIKRSSIVETLGSVSVICTDKTGTITENSMQLKHLYDYRSDRIYEETEFETRELYELIDYAMWSSEPVPFEPMEITLHKVYEQNRKPDQRKDYQLFHEYPLEGKPPMMTHLFENEHKDRIIAAKGAPEAIISVSSLSEEEKNKIRTLIKNFGEQGYRVLGVARSHFEGNDFPDKQQDFKFDFLGLTVFYDPPKKGIKEVFKHIYDAGIQVKVITGDNADTTKAIALQAGIVNNTPPVNGSEIAACSESDLIKLSEETTLFTRMFPEAKLEVVSALKAQGRVVAMLGDGVNDGPALKAAHIGVAMGNKGTEIAKSAAALVITNDDLDKLVIGVAAGRRIYANIKKAVQYIISIHIPIILTVSLPLFLGWVFPHIFTPVHVIFLELVMGPTCSIVYENEPMEKNAMKRPPRALTDTFLNWRELTISIIQGIIITAGILWLYQYSVSHGNGEAKTRALVFTTLIFSNILLSLVNRSFYYSMLECFKNRNVLLAGISVLVVIFLLIILYAAPVSGFFSVTALSIEELGLALLTASVSVLWFEVYKFIKRLYFRK; this is encoded by the coding sequence ATGAATTACAATATACCGGAAGATTTGAAAGGGCTTACAGAATCTGAAGTAGCCGCTTCCAGAAAAAAATACGGATACAACCGTCTCGAAGCAGTTAAGAAAGAATCATGGGCAGATCTTCTTCTCAATATCCTGAAAGAGCCGATGCTGATTCTTCTTATATGTGTTTCCTTCATTTATGTGCTTACAGGAGATTATGGCGAGGCTTTATTTATGTTTGCTGCTATTGTTGGAGTTACTGCAATTTCTTTTTACCAGGATAACCGGAGCAAAAAGGCACTGGAAGAACTTGAAAAATTGAATGAACCTTTAAGTAAGGTCATCAGGGATTCAAAGATTATAGATATTCCTACTTTTGAGATAGCAGTCGGAGATCTGTGCATTACCGAAGAAGGCAGCCTCATCAATGCGGACGGAAGAATTGTTTACAGCAACGATTTTTCTGTCAACGAATCTTCCCTTACCGGAGAGAGCTTTTCTGTTTTCAAGGACAGCAAATCTGAAGATAATAAAGTCTATAGCGGAACAATTACGGTTTCCGGACTTGCGGTTTTTGAGGTTGAAAATATTGGAAAGGAAACAAGAGTAGGAAAAATAGGACAGTCCATACTCAATATAAAAATAGAAATATCGCCTTTACAGCTTCAGATCAGGAACTTTGTAAAGGGGATGGCTGTTATCGGGCTCATCATCTTCCTGGCAGTATGCATCTTCAGCTTTGTCAAAACAGGAGATTTTGTGACCAGTTTATTGAGTGGGCTTACATTAGCAATGTCTGTTCTTCCTGAAGAAATTCCTGTAGCCTTTACGACCTTTATGGCCTTGGGTGCATGGAAACTGATGCGGGAAGGAATTATTATTAAACGAAGCAGTATTGTAGAAACGCTGGGAAGCGTTTCTGTAATCTGTACTGATAAGACAGGAACGATTACGGAAAACTCCATGCAGTTGAAGCATCTTTATGATTACCGTTCTGACAGAATTTATGAAGAAACAGAGTTTGAAACAAGAGAACTATATGAACTTATTGATTATGCAATGTGGAGTAGTGAACCTGTACCTTTTGAACCTATGGAAATAACACTACATAAGGTCTATGAACAGAATCGTAAGCCTGATCAAAGAAAAGACTATCAGCTGTTTCATGAGTACCCGCTGGAAGGCAAGCCTCCGATGATGACCCATCTTTTTGAAAATGAGCACAAAGACAGAATTATAGCAGCTAAAGGAGCTCCGGAAGCCATTATAAGTGTTTCCAGTCTTTCAGAAGAAGAAAAAAATAAAATAAGAACGTTAATAAAGAATTTCGGAGAACAAGGATACAGAGTTCTCGGTGTTGCCAGATCTCATTTTGAAGGAAATGATTTTCCTGATAAACAGCAGGATTTTAAATTTGACTTTTTAGGATTGACTGTATTTTATGATCCTCCTAAAAAAGGAATAAAAGAAGTATTTAAACATATTTACGACGCCGGTATTCAGGTAAAAGTCATTACAGGAGATAATGCAGATACTACTAAAGCCATTGCATTGCAGGCAGGAATAGTAAACAATACTCCGCCCGTTAATGGAAGTGAAATAGCCGCGTGTTCAGAATCAGATCTTATAAAACTTTCTGAAGAGACTACTTTGTTTACAAGAATGTTTCCCGAAGCAAAGCTGGAAGTGGTCTCTGCCTTGAAAGCTCAAGGCCGCGTAGTAGCAATGCTGGGAGATGGTGTGAATGACGGGCCAGCTTTAAAGGCAGCTCATATTGGAGTGGCCATGGGAAATAAAGGGACTGAAATTGCCAAATCAGCCGCAGCACTGGTCATCACCAATGACGATCTGGATAAGCTCGTAATTGGTGTTGCTGCTGGAAGAAGAATTTATGCCAATATAAAAAAAGCGGTCCAGTATATTATTTCTATTCATATTCCCATTATACTCACCGTTTCTTTGCCTTTATTTCTGGGCTGGGTATTTCCACATATATTCACTCCGGTACATGTTATTTTTCTGGAATTGGTTATGGGGCCAACCTGTTCCATTGTTTATGAAAATGAGCCAATGGAAAAAAATGCAATGAAAAGACCTCCAAGAGCACTGACAGATACTTTTCTGAACTGGAGAGAACTCACAATAAGCATTATTCAGGGGATCATCATTACCGCAGGGATATTATGGCTGTATCAGTACTCTGTCAGTCATGGAAATGGTGAAGCTAAAACCAGAGCATTGGTTTTCACTACGCTTATATTTTCCAATATACTGCTAAGTCTGGTGAACCGTTCTTTCTATTACAGCATGTTGGAGTGTTTTAAGAACCGAAACGTCCTGCTTGCCGGGATTTCAGTATTGGTTGTAATTTTCCTTCTGATTATTCTCTATGCAGCTCCTGTTTCCGGGTTTTTCAGCGTAACCGCTCTCAGCATAGAAGAACTTGGACTGGCACTGCTCACTGCTTCAGTTTCCGTACTGTGGTTTGAGGTTTATAAATTCATAAAAAGACTTTATTTTAGGAAATAA
- a CDS encoding Hsp20/alpha crystallin family protein codes for MKTLAQKQSAVKLLTEEFWSKNEIVNQPAKIEHSVNIIDKNGNYKIQVNAPGFKKDEFKIKIENGVLNIQAYTSDKKEEIKKNYVRKEFLTSSLARSFRLPEGIDISNIKAHYKNGRLYIKMGKANTVKQMNKKVKVQ; via the coding sequence ATGAAAACTTTAGCCCAAAAACAATCTGCAGTAAAACTATTAACAGAAGAGTTCTGGAGTAAAAACGAAATTGTTAACCAGCCTGCTAAAATAGAACATTCAGTCAATATCATTGATAAAAACGGAAATTACAAGATACAGGTTAATGCTCCCGGCTTTAAGAAAGATGAATTTAAGATAAAGATAGAAAACGGCGTTTTGAACATTCAGGCTTATACATCAGATAAAAAAGAAGAAATTAAAAAAAATTATGTAAGAAAAGAATTTTTAACCTCTTCTCTTGCAAGAAGTTTCAGGCTTCCGGAAGGTATTGATATCAGTAATATCAAAGCCCACTATAAAAATGGCCGGCTGTACATTAAAATGGGTAAAGCCAATACCGTAAAACAGATGAATAAAAAAGTAAAGGTCCAGTAA
- a CDS encoding heme-binding domain-containing protein yields MKTSSLLKTGAGFIVLFLITIQFFDTDKNIAAAPSENAIEKHYQVPDHIQGLLKASCYDCHSNTTAYPWYNNIQPIKWWLADHVNSGKRHFNFDEFNSYSKEKKLKKLDEVAETIREGEMPLTSYTVLHQNAKLSDTQKSEIEQWVKETKKQIE; encoded by the coding sequence ATGAAAACATCATCTTTATTAAAAACAGGAGCAGGTTTTATAGTCTTGTTTCTGATTACAATTCAGTTTTTTGATACTGATAAAAATATAGCGGCAGCTCCTTCAGAAAATGCTATTGAAAAGCATTACCAGGTTCCGGATCATATACAGGGATTATTAAAAGCAAGCTGTTATGACTGTCATTCCAACACTACAGCTTATCCGTGGTACAATAACATACAGCCTATAAAATGGTGGCTGGCAGATCATGTGAACTCAGGAAAACGGCATTTCAATTTTGATGAATTTAACAGCTATTCGAAAGAAAAAAAATTAAAGAAACTTGATGAGGTTGCAGAAACCATCAGAGAGGGAGAGATGCCCCTTACATCCTATACCGTTCTTCATCAGAATGCAAAGTTGTCTGATACCCAAAAGTCAGAAATAGAACAGTGGGTAAAAGAAACCAAAAAGCAGATTGAATAG
- a CDS encoding efflux RND transporter periplasmic adaptor subunit: protein MKRTFKIISYSLSIIGLLMFYECQDHGKAKPAPAAVSSKDENVVTLTDAQLKNAPVVTTVLSLQKISSVLKLNGMIDVPPQNLVSVSIPLGGYLKSSSLLPGKPVSKGQVIAVIENPQFIQLQQDYLMAKSKNHFAQLDYNRQKTLNQSQATSDKVMQQAQSEMNSQKILMNSLAQQLRLININPESLNSGNIQKSVPVYSSINGFVSKVNVNIGKYVNPSDVLFELINPEDIHLNLKVYEKDLANLKKGQRFAAYTNTEPDKKYYGEILLISKDVSPGGWAEVHCHFEKYDQSLVPGMYMNAEIETSTSFSNAVSEESIVNFEGKDFVFVEEKKQTYRLTPVTLGETENGFVQIMNTDDFKNKKIVIKNAYTLLMKLKNTADE from the coding sequence ATGAAACGTACATTTAAAATTATATCATATTCCCTGTCAATAATAGGATTGCTCATGTTTTATGAGTGTCAAGACCATGGAAAAGCCAAGCCGGCACCAGCCGCAGTATCTTCTAAAGATGAAAATGTTGTAACGCTTACGGATGCTCAACTGAAAAATGCACCTGTCGTAACAACGGTACTTTCTTTACAGAAGATTTCCTCTGTTTTAAAACTTAACGGAATGATAGATGTACCACCGCAAAATCTGGTTTCTGTCAGTATTCCTTTAGGCGGATACCTGAAATCGAGCAGCCTGCTTCCGGGAAAGCCGGTATCAAAAGGGCAGGTGATTGCAGTGATAGAAAATCCACAGTTTATTCAGCTTCAGCAGGATTATTTAATGGCAAAATCTAAAAATCATTTTGCCCAATTGGATTATAACCGCCAGAAAACCCTTAACCAAAGCCAGGCCACCAGCGATAAGGTAATGCAGCAGGCTCAGTCTGAAATGAACAGTCAGAAAATTCTGATGAACTCCCTGGCTCAGCAGCTCCGCCTTATCAATATCAATCCTGAATCTCTCAATTCGGGAAATATTCAGAAAAGCGTACCGGTTTACAGCAGTATCAATGGCTTTGTAAGCAAAGTCAACGTGAACATCGGTAAATATGTCAATCCTTCCGATGTTCTTTTTGAACTCATTAATCCGGAAGATATTCATCTTAATCTTAAAGTATATGAAAAAGATCTGGCTAATCTGAAGAAGGGGCAAAGATTTGCTGCGTATACCAATACTGAACCCGATAAAAAATACTACGGTGAAATTCTGCTGATCAGCAAAGATGTGAGCCCGGGCGGATGGGCTGAAGTACACTGTCATTTTGAAAAATATGACCAGAGCCTTGTACCGGGAATGTATATGAATGCAGAGATCGAAACCAGTACTTCTTTTTCCAATGCTGTTTCTGAAGAGAGTATTGTCAATTTCGAAGGAAAAGACTTTGTCTTCGTTGAAGAAAAGAAACAGACCTACCGATTGACTCCTGTAACGTTAGGTGAAACAGAAAACGGATTCGTACAGATTATGAATACAGATGATTTTAAAAATAAAAAGATAGTCATCAAAAATGCTTATACACTTCTTATGAAACTTAAGAACACTGCAGATGAATAA
- a CDS encoding sensor histidine kinase → MIKNEGKIYFYSSLLITLVVNSAKLMALNTNGIIARYWHFNIWEYSFQFLYNFVFCLLLFYFNLSRNRFFGIFRENKQWIRFYLANTFLIAVFFIAGSTIHYIFFGTVHLPGTMIRGYFARFLLSTIMIAVVIRLILLMRESRNKDQINEQLQTAYLQAQLRQLQEQLNPHFLFNTLSSLSAIVRENPQQAQSYIVHLSKVFRYTLVHTGNDLVTINQELLHLSSYTQLLSMRLENSFQINIAISQETLQREIPHLSLQPLVENAVKHNIATISQPLCIDIYNENNSLVVRNNLQPLPHETEGTGLGLINLGERYKLQIQHEIEIHTTKEYFIVKLPLL, encoded by the coding sequence ATGATTAAAAACGAAGGAAAAATATATTTTTACAGTTCACTATTGATTACTTTAGTAGTCAATTCAGCTAAACTCATGGCACTTAACACGAATGGAATTATTGCCCGCTACTGGCACTTCAATATTTGGGAATATAGTTTTCAGTTTCTTTACAACTTCGTATTTTGTCTTCTGCTGTTTTATTTTAATCTTTCCCGCAACAGATTTTTTGGCATATTCAGAGAAAACAAACAATGGATCAGGTTCTATCTGGCAAATACTTTTCTTATTGCTGTTTTTTTTATTGCCGGAAGTACTATCCATTATATATTTTTCGGTACAGTGCATCTTCCGGGGACTATGATCAGAGGATATTTTGCCAGGTTTTTACTCAGTACCATTATGATTGCTGTAGTCATCCGGCTAATTCTGCTGATGCGGGAGAGCAGAAATAAGGACCAGATTAATGAGCAACTGCAAACAGCCTATCTTCAGGCCCAGCTCAGACAGCTTCAGGAGCAGCTTAATCCTCATTTTCTTTTCAATACCCTCAGCAGTCTGTCTGCCATTGTCCGGGAAAATCCCCAACAGGCACAATCCTATATTGTACATCTGTCTAAAGTTTTCCGATACACATTGGTACACACGGGTAATGATTTGGTAACTATCAATCAGGAACTTCTGCATCTTTCTTCCTATACCCAACTGCTTAGCATGCGTCTGGAAAATAGTTTCCAAATCAACATCGCCATAAGCCAGGAGACTTTACAGCGGGAGATTCCGCATTTATCCTTGCAGCCATTGGTTGAAAATGCGGTTAAGCATAATATTGCTACAATTTCACAACCTTTGTGTATTGATATTTATAATGAAAACAACAGTCTGGTTGTCCGAAACAATCTTCAGCCTTTACCTCATGAGACGGAAGGTACTGGACTTGGGTTAATTAATCTGGGTGAAAGATACAAGCTGCAAATACAACATGAGATAGAAATTCATACAACAAAAGAATATTTTATTGTAAAACTACCCTTATTATGA
- a CDS encoding LytR/AlgR family response regulator transcription factor, with protein MSQQLRIVIIEDEAATARDLEFILKEINSGFEITVILQTVRESVLWLSSNEDHYDLIFSDIHLSDGLSFEIFRQILILKPVIFVTAYDGYALEAFRNNGIGYILKPFDKEEINRSLLKYITLTATDNGLEQSKLLALLQQLQSSVSRYKKTFLIHYCGKLIPVEASKIYWFQTSNEMVYAQLENGQKYIVEYTLEQLEQQLNPELFFRANRQFIINKKAIDSIEYFFNGRLSVIIHPAPEEQVLISKAKAPAFRKWMDQ; from the coding sequence ATGAGCCAGCAACTTCGCATCGTAATTATTGAAGATGAGGCTGCCACAGCAAGAGATCTTGAGTTTATTTTAAAAGAAATCAATTCTGGTTTTGAGATTACAGTCATTTTACAAACTGTCCGGGAGTCAGTACTGTGGCTTTCTTCAAACGAGGATCACTATGATCTTATATTTTCGGACATCCATCTCTCGGATGGTCTCTCATTTGAAATTTTCCGGCAGATTCTTATCCTGAAACCCGTTATTTTTGTGACAGCTTATGATGGTTATGCATTGGAAGCTTTCAGGAATAATGGTATTGGTTATATTTTAAAACCTTTTGATAAAGAAGAAATCAACCGTTCTTTACTGAAATATATAACGCTGACTGCTACTGATAATGGTCTGGAACAATCAAAACTACTTGCCTTATTACAACAGCTACAATCTTCTGTGAGTCGTTATAAAAAAACATTTCTTATCCATTACTGCGGAAAGCTGATTCCTGTTGAAGCTTCTAAAATTTATTGGTTTCAAACTTCCAATGAAATGGTATATGCCCAGCTGGAGAACGGACAAAAATATATTGTAGAATATACTTTAGAACAACTTGAGCAGCAACTGAACCCGGAGCTTTTTTTCCGTGCCAATCGTCAGTTTATAATTAATAAGAAGGCTATTGATTCTATTGAGTATTTTTTCAATGGAAGGTTATCCGTTATAATACATCCTGCTCCGGAGGAACAAGTACTTATAAGTAAAGCAAAAGCACCAGCTTTTCGAAAATGGATGGATCAGTAA
- a CDS encoding MBL fold metallo-hydrolase RNA specificity domain-containing protein — translation MKTITLKSLGGAETVTGSKHLLKTPELTILIDCGLFQGVKYLREQNWMQLDTDVSEIDAIILTHAHLDHCGYIPLIVKNGFKGKIYMSGPTKELTKLILLDSAKLQEEDAEKANRHHYTKHHPAKPLYTVNDAERSFKQFFVIDENKEIKLSEHISCMFKPCGHIIGACSVRITCFGKIIVFSGDIGRNHSAVLAPPDFFTQADFLVMESTYGDRLHENKDLSDQLEYWINKTVKDRGNIIIPCFAVGRAQEIIYILQELKNKNKIPVSIPVVLDSPMAAAATEIMVRYSDYTLVERQQWNDIMEKICITKDYTETQEIIAEKQSKIVIAGSGMITGGRVLEYLKHYIGDRRNTVLIVGFQAEGTRGRALLNQSHELKMHGKYYEVRAHIAEITGLSAHADQAELLEWIRKYKIPPKQVMLVHGELSALEALRVKIQTELQIPVKILKKDEESILAQAE, via the coding sequence ATGAAAACGATTACTTTAAAATCACTTGGCGGTGCAGAAACAGTTACCGGATCGAAACATTTATTAAAAACTCCTGAACTTACTATTCTTATTGATTGTGGTCTGTTTCAGGGCGTAAAATACCTTAGAGAGCAAAACTGGATGCAGCTGGATACCGATGTTTCGGAAATAGATGCCATTATTCTTACCCATGCCCACCTTGATCATTGCGGATATATTCCGCTTATCGTAAAAAATGGGTTTAAAGGTAAAATTTACATGAGCGGCCCTACTAAGGAACTTACAAAACTGATATTACTTGACAGCGCCAAACTTCAGGAAGAAGATGCCGAAAAAGCCAACCGTCATCATTATACAAAACATCATCCGGCAAAACCTCTGTATACGGTAAATGATGCAGAAAGATCTTTCAAACAGTTTTTTGTGATTGATGAGAATAAGGAAATTAAGCTAAGCGAGCATATAAGCTGTATGTTTAAACCCTGTGGGCATATTATAGGAGCCTGTTCTGTGAGAATTACCTGCTTTGGGAAAATAATAGTTTTCTCAGGAGATATAGGAAGAAATCACAGCGCAGTTTTAGCTCCTCCCGATTTTTTTACACAGGCTGATTTTTTGGTTATGGAATCAACTTACGGAGACAGACTCCACGAAAATAAAGATTTATCTGATCAGTTGGAATATTGGATTAATAAGACTGTAAAAGACCGGGGAAATATAATTATTCCCTGTTTTGCAGTGGGGCGGGCACAGGAAATCATTTATATCCTTCAGGAACTTAAAAACAAGAATAAAATCCCGGTCAGTATTCCAGTGGTTCTGGATAGTCCTATGGCAGCTGCTGCTACCGAAATTATGGTAAGATACTCAGATTATACATTAGTTGAGAGGCAGCAATGGAATGATATTATGGAAAAGATTTGCATAACAAAAGATTATACTGAAACCCAGGAAATAATTGCAGAAAAGCAATCAAAAATTGTCATTGCAGGAAGTGGTATGATTACAGGCGGAAGAGTGCTTGAATATCTGAAACACTATATCGGCGACAGGAGAAATACAGTGCTGATCGTTGGATTTCAGGCTGAAGGTACGAGGGGCCGGGCATTGTTAAATCAATCTCATGAACTTAAAATGCACGGAAAATACTATGAGGTCAGAGCCCATATTGCAGAAATTACAGGGTTATCCGCTCATGCAGATCAGGCTGAATTATTGGAATGGATCAGAAAATATAAAATTCCTCCAAAGCAGGTCATGCTTGTCCATGGTGAGCTGTCTGCATTGGAAGCCCTCAGGGTAAAAATCCAGACGGAACTTCAGATCCCGGTTAAGATTCTTAAAAAAGATGAAGAAAGTATTTTAGCACAAGCGGAATAG
- a CDS encoding alpha/beta hydrolase family protein, with amino-acid sequence MKKLFYPWVMIMFITTSACSQSNNDTEEGSSQQSKLTNSLQGPIQKPASGYGSDGNYEVAEIDFNNPQYAGTQVSIFYPKGITSPRPTIFFSHPFGGEEKDYNIELYHFIAKKGYVVVFVPYRTVDISVDHRYQTLWEGFIKAATDYPNIIDTQKVGFMGHSFGGGASIDLAYKAFTEKGWGQNARFLFTMAPWYSFNWNSPLTTQQQLQNFPANTKMITQVYDEDTVNDHRMAIDIFKNINISTTEKDFIYFKSSAINGYNYITDHAMPSSRKAFDALDYYGVYRLLDAMMDYSFNGNVNAKNVALGNGSTAQVTMPSYNGQIMAPLEVTDNPTPKYLQSKYQFFCGSNTNPRNNYCN; translated from the coding sequence ATGAAAAAACTATTTTATCCATGGGTAATGATAATGTTTATTACCACTTCGGCATGCTCTCAGAGTAATAACGATACTGAGGAAGGCTCTTCTCAACAATCCAAGCTCACCAACAGTCTTCAGGGACCTATACAAAAACCTGCATCAGGGTATGGCTCAGATGGAAATTATGAAGTTGCTGAAATTGATTTTAATAATCCGCAATACGCAGGAACACAAGTTTCAATTTTCTATCCAAAAGGGATTACTTCACCCAGACCCACTATATTCTTTTCACATCCCTTTGGTGGTGAAGAAAAGGATTACAATATAGAGCTGTATCATTTTATCGCCAAGAAAGGCTATGTTGTGGTATTTGTACCATACCGTACCGTAGATATAAGTGTTGATCACCGTTACCAGACACTTTGGGAAGGATTTATAAAAGCTGCAACAGATTATCCCAACATCATAGATACGCAGAAAGTAGGTTTTATGGGACATTCTTTTGGTGGTGGGGCCAGCATAGATCTTGCCTATAAAGCATTTACAGAAAAAGGATGGGGACAAAATGCACGCTTTCTTTTTACCATGGCACCCTGGTATTCTTTTAACTGGAACAGCCCGTTAACCACACAACAGCAACTGCAGAATTTTCCGGCCAATACCAAAATGATTACCCAGGTTTATGATGAAGATACTGTAAATGATCACAGAATGGCAATTGATATATTTAAAAACATTAATATTTCTACAACTGAAAAAGATTTTATTTATTTTAAATCGTCTGCTATTAATGGATACAATTACATCACTGATCATGCTATGCCAAGTTCACGGAAAGCTTTTGATGCCTTGGATTATTATGGGGTATACCGTCTTCTGGATGCCATGATGGATTATAGCTTTAATGGAAATGTCAATGCCAAGAATGTTGCTTTAGGTAATGGTTCAACGGCACAGGTTACTATGCCGTCCTACAACGGACAGATAATGGCCCCACTCGAAGTCACAGATAATCCTACCCCGAAGTATTTGCAAAGTAAATATCAGTTTTTCTGCGGAAGCAATACCAATCCACGAAACAATTATTGTAATTGA
- a CDS encoding response regulator, which yields MEKTKILIIEDHDDIRESTSEILTLAGYEVLQAKNGRQGVELAIRYIPDIILCDIMMPELDGYGVLYLLSKREETSLIPFVFITAKADRAEIRRGIEMGADDYLTKPFDDIELLNAIESRLKKREHQKKSYSTNDDQMNHLFRSVSGLEELKRSFDVRKIKTLKKKQIIYTEGDTANAVYLILSGSVKTTKMTEEGKELMTCVYYPDEYFGITSLFTGREYKETAEVLEDAALCSIPREELDQLICKYPDVAEKFIKILAQNVVNHEQQLLHLAYFSVRKRMAEILSRLYQVHPETGNFEISRENLASMAGMAIETVSRILGDFKEEGLIDRNAGRITILDISRLQKMKN from the coding sequence ATGGAAAAAACAAAAATATTGATCATTGAGGATCATGATGACATCCGGGAAAGCACTTCTGAAATTCTGACACTGGCCGGCTATGAGGTTTTGCAGGCAAAAAATGGCAGACAGGGAGTGGAGTTGGCCATCAGATATATACCTGACATTATATTGTGTGATATTATGATGCCGGAGCTCGATGGGTATGGAGTATTATATCTTTTAAGCAAAAGAGAAGAAACTTCACTGATCCCCTTTGTCTTTATTACAGCTAAAGCGGACAGGGCAGAAATACGCAGGGGAATAGAAATGGGAGCTGATGATTATCTGACAAAGCCGTTTGATGATATTGAACTTTTAAATGCTATTGAGAGCAGGCTTAAGAAAAGAGAGCATCAGAAAAAGTCTTATAGCACCAATGATGATCAGATGAATCATTTGTTCCGATCTGTAAGCGGCCTTGAAGAACTGAAAAGATCTTTTGATGTTCGCAAAATAAAAACTCTCAAAAAGAAACAGATTATATACACTGAAGGTGATACGGCAAATGCTGTTTATCTCATACTTTCAGGGTCGGTAAAGACTACAAAAATGACGGAGGAGGGAAAGGAGCTGATGACATGTGTATATTATCCTGACGAATATTTTGGAATTACTTCATTGTTTACAGGAAGAGAGTATAAAGAAACGGCCGAAGTACTTGAAGATGCTGCCTTATGTTCTATTCCCAGAGAAGAGCTGGATCAGCTGATCTGTAAATATCCTGATGTGGCAGAAAAGTTTATTAAAATTCTTGCACAAAATGTGGTCAATCATGAACAGCAGCTTTTACATCTCGCTTATTTTTCAGTAAGAAAAAGGATGGCAGAAATTCTCAGCAGATTATATCAGGTGCATCCGGAGACGGGAAATTTTGAAATTTCCAGGGAGAATCTCGCTTCTATGGCCGGTATGGCTATCGAGACAGTAAGCAGGATACTCGGAGACTTTAAAGAAGAAGGTCTTATTGATAGAAATGCAGGGAGAATTACAATTTTGGACATTAGCCGATTACAGAAAATGAAAAATTAA